The Triticum aestivum cultivar Chinese Spring chromosome 3A, IWGSC CS RefSeq v2.1, whole genome shotgun sequence genome includes a region encoding these proteins:
- the LOC123062208 gene encoding homocysteine S-methyltransferase 4, with amino-acid sequence MGRGDGHDDALRRWLREAGGWLVVDGALGTELEAHGADLQDELWSARCLVSAPHLIRKVHLDYLDAGANIITTASYQATLQGFQSRGVSREQGEALLRRSVQIAQEARAIFVEGRSKGPYAARDEYDGVASRAHRPVLVAASVGSYGAYLADGSEYTGDYGRSVTKEALKNFHRRRLQVLADAGPDLIAFETIPNKLEAQAYAELLEENDIRIPAWFSFTSKDGANAASGDPITECAAVADSCRRVAAVGINCTAPRLIHGLVLSISKVTSKPIVVYPNTGETYVAETKEWVDSAAAGGGVAGTDFVSCVGKWRQAGASLVGGCCRTGPATVRAIARALREEDAAADADTDDDYPAVAVL; translated from the exons ATGGGGCGTGGCGACGGACACGACGACGCGCTGCGGCGGTGGCTGCGGGAAGCGGGCGGGTGGCTGGTGGTCGACGGGGCCCTGGGCACGGAGCTGGAGGCGCACGGCGCGGACCTGCAGGACGAGCTCTGGAGCGCCCGGTGCCTCGTCTCCGCTCCCCACCTCATCCGCAAGGTCCATCTGGACTACCTCGACGCAGGCGCCAACATCATAACCACGGCCTCCTACCAG GCCACGCTGCAGGGGTTCCAGTCGCGAGGCGTGTCGAGGGAGCAGGGCGAGGCGCTGCTCCGGCGGAGCGTGCAGATCGCGCAGGAGGCGCGCGCCATCTTCGTGGAAGGCCGGTCGAAAGGCCCCTACGCCGCGCGCGATGAGTACGACGGCGTGGCGTCCAGAGCGCACCGGCCCGTGCTCGTGGCGGCCTCCGTCGGGAGCTACGGGGCGTACCTCGCGGACGGCTCCGAGTACAC CGGGGACTATGGCAGATCCGTCACCAAGGAAGCGCTCAAGAACTTCCACAGGAGGCGGCTCCAGGTGCTGGCGGACGCAGGGCCGGATCTCATCGCCTTCGAGACCATCCCAAACAAGCTGGAAGCACAG GCTTACGCTGAGCTGTTGGAGGAGAACGACATCAGGATTCCCGCCTGGTTCTCCTTCACCTCCAAGGACGGGGCCAACGCGGCGAGCGGTGACCCCATCACCGAGTGCGCCGCCGTCGCCGACTCCTGCAGGAGGGTGGCCGCCGTCGGGATAAACTGCACGGCTCCCAGGCTAATCCATGGCCTCGTCCTCTCCATTAGCAAG GTGACGAGCAAGCCGATCGTGGTGTACCCCAACACCGGGGAGACGTACGTGGCCGAGACCAAGGAGTGGGTG GACTcggctgctgctggtggtggtgttgCGGGGACGGACTTCGTGTCGTGCGTCGGCAAGTGGAGGCAGGCAGGAGCTTCCCTCGTGGGAGGGTGCTGCAGGACGGGCCCGGCGACGGTGAGGGCCATCGCGCGggcgctgcgggaggaggatgCTGCCGCCGACGCCGATACCGACGATGACTACCCTGCCGTGGCCGTCCTGTAG